Proteins from a genomic interval of candidate division KSB1 bacterium:
- a CDS encoding DUF1998 domain-containing protein, with protein MFTDLTEYRLYDDLRRGWRVVHPNLEQVGLLRIEYRGLQELCRRPELWEFSLAMAASTPEEREAVLRPVLDQLRRKLAIRASVLDRDRQRRLRTRAEQHLNEFWGLDPELDELQQARRFVLPGSSKRQVEGFWLGVRSTIGRFLRAQLHLDGQAYADFIAKLLDLLVAHGLLVRLDPVDDHQFFQLDAACLIWCLGDGTPPPPDPIYARRAQGDYYREARSLVNTFFQQFYQQEAAALAMLQAREHTAQVVRPGERERRERRFRWAEEDRKEAPTLGRRLPYLVCSPTMELGVDIADLEIVHLRNVPPTPANYAQRSGRARRQGQPGLILSYCGAFNTHDQYFFHRQAEMVAGSVRAPRLDIANEALLRSHIHALWLGCIGLSLGKSIECVIDIEQPNLPLAEKKAARIRLSITARADIAERVRRMVSADRGLLATSGWFDDSWIDRVLEQAPEAFNRAFDRWRELYRAARCQLEAARIDEDRARTAEGQAQARRRQDEARHQLNLLLQRVVAREEGDFYPYRYLASEGFLPGYNFPALPVRAWVPRGEGEFIARPRFLAIREFAPNNVLFHEGAKWEVVAFQSPPGGMDERRSQKRFCYTCGAYCDDDLDLCPVCHSRFDAQNSLVATVLEMPNVRTRRRERITSEEEERRRRGYKLEVFYQLPMLPEGLRFLQADVIAENETLLQLLYAPAATLMRINHGWYGSDQPGFLVDFEPGEVVSAKPEENGQPARVHRVENVRLGVVTTQNALLVKLVRPDLQGDPALEATLQYALERGIEHAYQLEETELGAERIGQGEHRSILLYEATEGGCGVLRRLVEEQTALAEVAEEALARCHFGPDGSDQKPDCVAACYQCLLSFDNQHEALLLDRRRIRELLVQLAASRTLVRAGERSREEQLAWLRSVTDARSDLERRFLDVLASERLRLPDEAQKSIAAPRCIADFFFRPNICVFADGSVHDDPVQRDRDDALRAELRARGYRVVVIRYDREIREQISEYPEVFGQISP; from the coding sequence GTGTTTACTGATCTGACTGAATATCGCCTGTACGATGACCTGCGCCGTGGCTGGCGCGTGGTCCACCCGAATCTGGAGCAAGTGGGTCTGTTGCGCATCGAGTATCGCGGGTTGCAAGAGCTGTGCAGAAGGCCGGAGCTGTGGGAGTTCAGTCTGGCAATGGCCGCGTCTACCCCGGAAGAGCGTGAGGCAGTGCTCCGACCGGTGCTGGATCAGTTGCGCCGCAAGTTGGCAATCAGGGCCAGTGTGCTGGACAGAGACCGCCAGCGGCGGCTGCGTACCCGTGCGGAACAGCACCTCAATGAGTTTTGGGGCCTGGACCCAGAGCTCGACGAATTGCAGCAGGCGAGGCGTTTTGTGCTGCCGGGCTCCTCAAAACGGCAGGTGGAGGGTTTTTGGCTGGGGGTGCGCAGCACAATCGGCCGTTTCTTGCGCGCCCAATTGCACCTCGACGGGCAGGCGTACGCCGACTTTATCGCCAAGCTCCTTGACCTGCTCGTTGCCCATGGTCTGCTGGTCCGCTTGGACCCGGTGGACGACCACCAGTTCTTTCAGCTTGACGCGGCCTGCCTCATCTGGTGCTTGGGGGACGGCACACCGCCACCGCCGGATCCTATCTACGCCCGCCGTGCTCAAGGCGACTACTATCGTGAGGCGCGCTCCTTGGTTAACACCTTCTTCCAGCAGTTCTACCAACAAGAGGCGGCAGCGCTGGCTATGCTCCAGGCGAGGGAGCACACCGCGCAGGTGGTCAGGCCCGGCGAGCGAGAACGTCGAGAACGAAGGTTTCGCTGGGCAGAAGAGGACAGGAAAGAAGCGCCCACGCTGGGCCGTCGTCTCCCCTACCTGGTCTGCTCGCCGACCATGGAGCTGGGCGTAGACATCGCCGACCTGGAGATTGTGCATCTCAGAAACGTGCCGCCAACTCCCGCTAATTACGCGCAGCGCAGTGGTCGGGCCCGCAGACAGGGACAACCAGGCCTAATCCTCAGCTACTGCGGGGCCTTTAACACGCACGACCAGTACTTTTTCCACAGGCAGGCGGAAATGGTGGCCGGAAGCGTGCGGGCGCCCCGCCTGGACATCGCCAACGAAGCGCTGCTGAGATCTCACATCCACGCCCTCTGGCTTGGCTGCATCGGTCTGTCGCTGGGGAAATCCATCGAGTGCGTGATCGACATAGAGCAGCCGAACCTCCCGCTGGCGGAGAAGAAGGCGGCGCGGATCCGGCTCAGTATTACCGCTCGCGCCGATATCGCCGAACGAGTGCGTCGTATGGTCAGTGCCGACAGAGGGCTGTTAGCCACATCCGGATGGTTTGATGACTCATGGATAGACAGGGTTCTTGAACAGGCGCCTGAAGCTTTCAACAGGGCATTCGACCGCTGGCGCGAGCTGTACAGAGCGGCCAGGTGCCAGCTTGAGGCCGCACGCATTGACGAAGACCGCGCCCGGACCGCAGAGGGCCAGGCACAGGCTCGCAGAAGGCAGGACGAGGCACGTCACCAGCTGAATCTCCTTCTGCAGCGGGTGGTGGCGCGGGAAGAAGGAGACTTTTACCCCTACCGGTACCTGGCAAGCGAGGGCTTTCTGCCCGGCTACAACTTCCCTGCCCTACCGGTGCGGGCCTGGGTGCCACGAGGGGAAGGGGAATTCATCGCGCGCCCGCGCTTTCTGGCCATCCGTGAGTTTGCCCCGAACAATGTGCTCTTTCATGAAGGCGCAAAATGGGAGGTGGTGGCCTTCCAGAGCCCGCCGGGAGGCATGGACGAGCGCAGGAGCCAGAAGCGCTTCTGCTACACCTGCGGCGCCTACTGTGATGACGACCTTGACCTCTGCCCCGTGTGCCACTCCAGGTTCGATGCACAGAACAGTCTGGTGGCCACCGTGCTGGAAATGCCCAATGTGCGCACGCGTCGCCGCGAACGCATTACATCCGAAGAGGAGGAGCGACGTCGCCGCGGGTACAAACTGGAGGTTTTCTACCAGTTACCCATGCTCCCAGAGGGTTTGCGTTTCCTGCAGGCCGATGTAATAGCGGAGAACGAGACGTTGCTCCAACTCCTCTACGCGCCCGCAGCCACCCTCATGCGTATCAACCACGGGTGGTACGGTTCGGATCAACCTGGTTTTCTTGTAGACTTTGAGCCGGGCGAGGTGGTGTCAGCAAAGCCGGAGGAGAACGGGCAGCCGGCTCGTGTCCACCGCGTGGAAAATGTTCGCCTGGGTGTGGTAACTACCCAAAATGCCTTGCTTGTGAAGCTGGTGCGCCCAGACCTCCAGGGCGACCCAGCACTGGAAGCAACCCTCCAGTATGCGTTGGAACGAGGCATTGAACACGCTTATCAGTTGGAGGAGACGGAGCTCGGCGCGGAACGCATCGGACAGGGCGAGCACCGTTCCATCCTACTCTACGAGGCCACAGAGGGGGGATGCGGAGTCCTGAGGCGCCTCGTGGAGGAGCAAACGGCCTTAGCGGAAGTGGCAGAAGAGGCGCTCGCACGCTGCCATTTCGGCCCAGATGGAAGCGACCAAAAGCCAGACTGCGTGGCCGCATGCTACCAATGCCTGCTCAGTTTCGACAATCAGCACGAGGCACTGCTGCTCGATCGACGGCGCATTCGAGAATTGCTTGTCCAATTGGCGGCCAGTCGCACGTTAGTGCGTGCCGGCGAGCGCTCGCGCGAGGAACAACTCGCCTGGCTTCGTTCCGTGACCGACGCGCGCTCAGACCTCGAACGCCGGTTCTTGGATGTACTGGCCTCCGAACGCCTGCGACTGCCGGACGAGGCGCAAAAGAGCATCGCCGCGCCACGTTGCATCGCGGATTTCTTCTTTCGACCCAACATCTGCGTGTTCGCTGACGGTTCCGTGCACGACGATCCGGTGCAAAGGGACCGGGATGATGCGCTCCGAGCAGAGCTGCGGGCGCGGGGCTACCGGGTGGTGGTCATCCGCTACGATCGCGAAATCCGCGAGCAGATTAGCGAATACCCCGAAGTGTTCGGGCAGATTAGCCCTTAA
- a CDS encoding diacylglycerol kinase family protein, with the protein MKQTPFSLRQRGRSFRFAFRGLALLLREEHNARIHLAAAVGVIVAGFLFRISAGEWLAVTFAIGLVFALELLNSAVERLADLVSPQRSEAIAKVKDLSAGGVLVGAMTALVIGLCVFVPKIVALR; encoded by the coding sequence ATGAAGCAAACCCCCTTCTCCCTCCGACAGAGGGGACGGAGTTTTCGCTTCGCCTTTCGCGGCCTGGCCCTTCTGCTGCGCGAAGAGCACAACGCGCGCATTCACTTGGCCGCTGCAGTAGGGGTCATCGTGGCGGGGTTCCTTTTCCGCATCTCGGCCGGCGAATGGCTGGCAGTCACCTTTGCCATCGGGTTGGTTTTTGCACTGGAGCTGCTGAACTCAGCAGTGGAGCGCCTCGCCGACCTGGTGAGCCCGCAACGCAGTGAGGCCATTGCCAAGGTCAAGGACCTCTCTGCCGGCGGCGTGCTGGTGGGGGCCATGACTGCCCTGGTCATCGGCCTGTGCGTCTTTGTGCCGAAAATCGTGGCCCTGCGGTGA
- a CDS encoding DUF1611 domain-containing protein: MRGIELLREKRRFVILTEGNTHPTPGKTAAGVVRYRGDEVVALIDSTQAGGDTEKLLGVGKGIPILASLAEALALRPDTLLIGISPAGGQLPPSWRAIILQAIDAGLDVVAGLHVFLGDDPEFAVRAKERGVSLVDVRRVPDELTVNNCRAQELPCFRVHTVGSDCNIGKKIVALEVAKVLQAQGRDAVFVATGQTGIMISGRGMALDRVIADFVAGAAERLVLENAAHDYLLIEGQGALTHPLYSGVMLSMLHGFAPHALILCHEYGRTIMRGSKNTPVPSIAKAIALYEAMAEPVFPAKVVGIALNLRILADEEAEREVARVEQETGLPTTDVVKFGADKLVQAILAYEKEWRAGEAGRAVASAQPNARTLP, encoded by the coding sequence ATGCGTGGGATTGAGCTGCTGCGGGAAAAGAGGCGCTTTGTCATCTTGACCGAAGGGAATACCCACCCCACGCCGGGCAAGACGGCTGCAGGAGTGGTCCGTTACCGCGGCGATGAGGTCGTAGCCCTGATCGATTCCACTCAGGCCGGGGGCGATACGGAAAAGCTCCTGGGGGTGGGCAAAGGGATTCCGATTCTGGCCTCTCTCGCGGAGGCGCTTGCCCTGCGGCCCGACACGCTGCTCATCGGCATTTCGCCGGCAGGGGGGCAGTTGCCGCCAAGCTGGCGGGCCATTATCCTCCAGGCCATCGATGCGGGACTCGATGTGGTGGCGGGTTTGCATGTCTTTCTCGGCGATGACCCGGAGTTTGCCGTGCGGGCCAAGGAGCGCGGCGTGTCGCTGGTGGACGTGCGCCGCGTGCCCGACGAGCTGACCGTGAACAACTGTCGCGCGCAGGAACTGCCGTGTTTCCGCGTGCACACCGTGGGGAGCGACTGCAACATCGGCAAGAAGATCGTCGCGCTGGAGGTCGCTAAGGTTCTGCAAGCCCAGGGGCGGGACGCAGTCTTTGTCGCCACCGGACAGACGGGCATCATGATTTCCGGGCGCGGCATGGCCTTGGACCGGGTCATCGCCGATTTTGTGGCGGGGGCTGCCGAGCGACTGGTGCTGGAGAACGCCGCGCACGACTACCTGCTCATCGAGGGTCAGGGCGCCCTCACGCATCCGCTCTACTCCGGTGTGATGTTGAGCATGCTGCACGGCTTTGCGCCGCACGCGCTCATCCTTTGCCACGAGTACGGGCGCACCATCATGCGCGGCTCCAAGAACACGCCCGTGCCGTCCATAGCCAAGGCCATTGCCCTGTACGAGGCCATGGCCGAGCCGGTTTTTCCTGCCAAGGTGGTGGGCATCGCCCTTAACCTGCGCATCTTAGCGGATGAGGAGGCGGAGCGCGAGGTGGCACGCGTGGAGCAGGAGACAGGACTGCCGACCACTGACGTGGTCAAGTTCGGCGCCGACAAGTTGGTGCAAGCCATTTTGGCCTATGAAAAGGAGTGGCGCGCAGGGGAGGCTGGGCGCGCCGTTGCCTCAGCGCAACCCAATGCGAGGACATTGCCATGA
- a CDS encoding DinB family protein, with protein sequence MKKWKEVLLFMYGRGSWYGDPLAEVEGLTEDQLFWVPADNCLPIIWHVGHIAHRERVHIGKFLQALPEPVVPPAFRVFGGEWTGIEQIKSALSSVQELFAWVRQVRQESISYISGLGEEDFHSAAPTLQDEMTVAHWLLNTASHTALHIGRIQLLRAMLEGRQEPPC encoded by the coding sequence ATGAAAAAGTGGAAAGAGGTGTTGCTCTTCATGTACGGGCGCGGCTCCTGGTACGGCGACCCATTGGCCGAGGTGGAGGGCCTCACCGAAGACCAGCTCTTCTGGGTGCCGGCCGACAACTGCCTGCCCATCATCTGGCACGTGGGACACATCGCTCACCGGGAGCGGGTGCACATTGGCAAGTTCCTGCAGGCGCTGCCCGAGCCGGTGGTGCCGCCGGCCTTCCGGGTGTTCGGCGGCGAGTGGACCGGCATAGAGCAGATCAAGAGTGCACTCTCTTCGGTGCAGGAGCTCTTTGCCTGGGTGCGGCAGGTTCGCCAGGAGAGCATCAGCTACATCAGCGGGCTGGGCGAGGAAGATTTTCACTCCGCAGCACCCACGCTGCAGGATGAGATGACCGTGGCCCACTGGCTCCTCAATACTGCCTCGCATACCGCCCTGCACATCGGGCGCATCCAGCTGCTGCGCGCGATGTTGGAGGGGAGACAGGAGCCGCCATGTTAG
- a CDS encoding cation transporter → MLAGRGESGARARCQDEGAEERAEALHEASGTDLEAGQAAQPSAPALAHGFRRALKLEYLTVGYNVAEAAASIAAGTVAGSISLVGFGLDSVVESLSGLVLIWRLRQHGRSDAAGEERIERRATKFVGLTFLALGLYVLVESVRKLIGQERPEPSPFGIAIAALSSVVMPILARQKLRLGQRLGLRSLVADSKETFVCMWLSLALLLGLLTNSLFGFWLSDPLVGLLIVAYLAREGVELLRNEEKE, encoded by the coding sequence ATGTTAGCCGGCAGAGGGGAGTCTGGGGCACGAGCCCGGTGTCAAGACGAGGGCGCCGAGGAGAGGGCAGAGGCACTCCACGAAGCGAGTGGCACCGACCTTGAGGCGGGCCAAGCCGCGCAGCCCTCTGCACCCGCCCTGGCGCATGGCTTTCGCCGGGCACTGAAGTTGGAGTACTTGACCGTGGGCTACAATGTGGCCGAGGCTGCCGCTTCGATTGCCGCAGGCACGGTTGCGGGCAGCATTTCGCTGGTCGGCTTCGGCCTGGACAGCGTGGTGGAATCCCTTTCCGGCCTGGTGCTTATCTGGCGCCTGCGGCAGCATGGCCGGAGTGACGCGGCAGGAGAGGAGCGCATCGAACGGCGCGCCACCAAATTCGTGGGCCTCACATTTCTGGCGCTGGGGCTGTATGTGCTGGTGGAATCGGTGCGCAAGCTGATTGGGCAGGAGCGGCCTGAGCCCTCGCCCTTCGGCATCGCCATCGCAGCCCTTTCCTCGGTGGTGATGCCCATCCTTGCCAGGCAAAAGCTGCGCCTGGGCCAGCGACTCGGCCTGCGCTCGCTGGTGGCGGACTCCAAGGAGACGTTCGTCTGCATGTGGCTCTCGCTGGCGCTGCTTTTAGGCTTGCTGACGAACTCTCTGTTCGGCTTCTGGCTTTCAGACCCGCTGGTAGGCCTGCTCATTGTGGCTTATCTGGCAAGAGAAGGCGTGGAACTGCTGCGCAATGAGGAGAAAGAGTGA
- a CDS encoding phosphatidylglycerol lysyltransferase domain-containing protein, with protein sequence MSEDSLPPAFPTFKPLELRDRSFVEELLWRSQPQASEYTFTNLFIWRWRYQVSWACLGEWLLFLCRDHDGTPYGLQPIGPHPEAAVVREFMNWLGPQVGPAMARLERVEERWAQVVEEDGGLVVEPDREQFDYVYRTQDLIQLAGRKYHSKRNHVNRAFRELSPTYEPLTERHVQACLEVASRWCAARRCCDDLTLVDEWDAVREALRHFPDLHAEGGVVLIDGKVQAFALGELLNADTAVVHLEKANPDIPPLFALINQQTCAHLWPEVPFVNREQDLGDPGLRRAKESYHPHHMVRKFRVRYR encoded by the coding sequence GTGAGTGAAGACTCATTGCCGCCCGCGTTTCCGACATTCAAACCGCTCGAGCTCCGGGACCGCAGCTTCGTCGAAGAACTGCTTTGGCGGAGCCAGCCACAGGCCTCGGAGTACACGTTTACCAATCTCTTTATCTGGCGGTGGAGGTACCAGGTGAGCTGGGCGTGCCTTGGCGAGTGGCTCCTGTTCTTGTGCCGCGACCACGACGGCACACCATATGGTCTGCAGCCCATCGGGCCGCACCCGGAAGCCGCGGTCGTGCGGGAGTTCATGAACTGGCTCGGTCCGCAGGTCGGCCCGGCGATGGCTCGCCTGGAGCGCGTGGAAGAAAGGTGGGCGCAAGTGGTGGAGGAGGATGGTGGCCTCGTAGTGGAGCCCGATCGCGAGCAGTTCGACTATGTCTACCGCACGCAGGATCTCATTCAACTGGCCGGGCGGAAGTATCACAGCAAGCGCAACCACGTCAATCGTGCGTTCCGCGAGCTTAGTCCCACCTACGAGCCGCTAACGGAGCGCCACGTGCAGGCGTGCTTGGAGGTAGCAAGCAGATGGTGTGCTGCCCGCCGCTGCTGCGACGATCTGACCCTGGTGGACGAGTGGGATGCGGTGCGCGAGGCGCTGCGCCATTTCCCCGACCTCCACGCTGAGGGCGGCGTGGTGCTCATCGACGGCAAGGTGCAGGCGTTTGCCCTTGGCGAGCTGCTCAATGCCGACACGGCTGTGGTCCACCTGGAGAAGGCCAATCCCGACATCCCCCCGCTCTTTGCTCTTATCAACCAACAAACCTGTGCCCATCTCTGGCCGGAGGTGCCGTTTGTCAACCGCGAGCAGGACCTCGGCGACCCTGGGCTGCGCAGGGCGAAGGAGTCGTACCACCCCCATCACATGGTGCGCAAGTTCCGCGTGCGGTATCGCTGA
- the gcvPB gene encoding aminomethyl-transferring glycine dehydrogenase subunit GcvPB, whose product MPVPLIFEQSREGQMGVSLPALDVPEKALPDLVPAQFIRKRAPQLPELSEVEVVRHFVALSVMNYHVDKGFYPLGSCTMKYNPKVNENVARLAGFVDVHPLQPAASVQGALRLMHELAGYLCEIGGFQGVTLQPSAGAHGELTGLMVIRAYHERQGNPRATVVIPDSAHGTNPASVTISGYRPVQVCSGLDGRVDLQSLRAVLDENTAALMLTNPNTLGLFESQVEEMARMVHDVGGLMYMDGANLNALLGIVRPGDMGIDVMHFNLHKTFSTPHGGGGPGAGPVGVKEFLLPFLPRPWVGVREGRYYLEEDCPESIGRVHAFYGNFGVMVKAYTYIRMLGAAGLRRVSQGAVINANYLLAKLREAYELPYPGPAMHEFVLSGDRQKAKGVKTLDIAKRLLDLGFHAPTVYFPLIVHEALMIEPTETESKQTLDAFAQAMLQIAQEAEQNPDLPRRAPQRTPVSRLDEARAARMGNICYRPGAA is encoded by the coding sequence ATGCCCGTACCGTTGATTTTCGAACAGAGTCGCGAAGGACAGATGGGGGTTTCGCTGCCGGCCCTGGATGTGCCGGAAAAGGCTTTGCCTGACTTGGTGCCAGCGCAGTTCATCCGGAAGCGGGCTCCGCAGTTGCCAGAGTTGAGCGAAGTGGAGGTGGTCCGCCACTTTGTCGCCTTGTCGGTGATGAACTACCACGTGGACAAGGGCTTTTACCCTCTTGGCTCGTGCACCATGAAGTACAACCCCAAGGTGAACGAGAACGTGGCGCGGCTGGCTGGCTTCGTGGACGTTCACCCGTTGCAACCTGCGGCGAGCGTGCAGGGGGCCCTGCGCCTCATGCACGAACTGGCAGGCTACCTGTGCGAGATCGGCGGCTTCCAGGGGGTGACGCTGCAGCCATCGGCAGGCGCACATGGGGAGCTCACCGGCCTCATGGTCATCAGGGCCTACCATGAGCGCCAGGGAAATCCGCGCGCCACCGTGGTGATCCCCGATTCGGCGCACGGCACCAACCCGGCGAGCGTGACCATCTCCGGCTACAGGCCGGTACAGGTCTGCTCGGGGCTGGACGGACGGGTGGACCTGCAGTCCTTGCGCGCGGTGCTGGACGAAAACACCGCGGCGTTGATGCTCACCAATCCCAATACCCTCGGCCTGTTCGAGTCGCAGGTGGAGGAGATGGCCCGCATGGTGCACGACGTCGGCGGCCTGATGTACATGGACGGGGCAAACCTGAACGCCCTGTTGGGCATCGTGCGGCCCGGCGACATGGGCATCGACGTGATGCACTTTAACCTGCACAAGACCTTTTCCACCCCTCACGGTGGCGGTGGGCCTGGCGCGGGTCCGGTCGGCGTGAAGGAGTTCTTGTTGCCTTTCCTTCCGCGGCCCTGGGTTGGGGTGCGAGAGGGGCGTTACTACCTGGAGGAGGACTGTCCGGAGAGCATTGGCCGGGTGCACGCCTTCTACGGCAACTTTGGCGTGATGGTCAAGGCGTACACGTACATTCGCATGTTGGGCGCGGCTGGCCTGCGCCGGGTGAGCCAAGGGGCCGTTATCAACGCCAACTACCTCTTGGCGAAGTTGCGCGAGGCTTACGAGTTGCCTTACCCTGGGCCGGCCATGCACGAGTTTGTGCTGTCCGGGGATCGGCAGAAGGCCAAAGGGGTGAAGACCTTAGACATTGCCAAGCGGCTTCTGGATCTGGGCTTCCATGCGCCCACGGTGTATTTTCCTCTCATTGTGCACGAGGCGTTGATGATCGAGCCCACGGAGACCGAGTCGAAGCAGACCTTGGATGCCTTTGCGCAGGCGATGCTGCAGATTGCCCAGGAGGCGGAGCAGAATCCGGACCTGCCCAGGCGGGCACCGCAGAGGACGCCGGTCAGTCGCTTAGATGAAGCGCGTGCGGCGCGCATGGGGAACATCTGCTACCGACCAGGGGCAGCATAG
- a CDS encoding diguanylate cyclase has translation MKDRVHKPRILVVDDVAANVELLKSHLSTQGYEVLVAHSGPEALDIVDQEAPDLVLLDVVMPDMDGFEVCRRLKASTATDFVPVIMVTALDEVEYKVRGMEAGADDFVTKPFNRLELLVRVKSLLRIKQLHDQLEHKVRQLQAMEAQLREMAITDGLTGLYNYRYFKEQLTHEVDRAARHKECFSLIMLDIDHFKLYNDTHGHLAGDKVLKDLARLLRDNVRKIDVAARYGGEEFALILVQTPRPASGVVARKLQALVEEFPFAHGEQQPQGKLTISMGVATYPEDGHTAEELIAAADRRLYRAKAEGRNRVVMHD, from the coding sequence GTGAAGGACCGAGTTCACAAGCCACGCATTCTCGTCGTCGACGACGTGGCCGCCAACGTCGAGTTGCTCAAGAGCCACCTCTCAACTCAGGGGTATGAGGTGCTGGTGGCGCACAGCGGCCCCGAGGCGCTCGACATTGTCGACCAGGAGGCCCCCGACCTGGTGCTCCTCGACGTGGTGATGCCGGACATGGACGGCTTCGAGGTCTGCCGCCGGCTGAAGGCCAGCACGGCCACCGACTTTGTGCCGGTGATTATGGTGACCGCGCTCGACGAGGTGGAATACAAGGTGCGGGGGATGGAAGCCGGCGCGGACGACTTTGTCACCAAGCCCTTCAACAGACTGGAGCTGCTGGTGCGAGTCAAGTCGTTGCTGCGTATCAAGCAGCTCCACGACCAGCTCGAGCACAAGGTGCGCCAGCTTCAGGCCATGGAGGCACAGCTCCGCGAGATGGCCATCACCGATGGCCTCACTGGTCTTTACAACTATCGCTACTTCAAGGAGCAGCTCACCCACGAGGTGGACCGGGCGGCGCGCCACAAAGAGTGCTTTTCGCTCATCATGTTGGATATCGACCATTTCAAACTTTACAATGACACGCACGGCCATTTGGCCGGGGACAAGGTGCTGAAAGACCTCGCGCGCCTGCTGCGCGACAACGTGCGCAAGATCGATGTGGCGGCCCGCTACGGCGGCGAGGAGTTCGCTTTGATTCTGGTGCAGACGCCAAGGCCGGCAAGCGGCGTGGTGGCACGGAAGCTGCAGGCGCTGGTCGAAGAGTTTCCTTTTGCCCATGGCGAACAGCAGCCACAGGGGAAGTTGACCATCAGCATGGGCGTGGCCACTTATCCCGAGGACGGACACACGGCGGAAGAGCTCATCGCTGCGGCCGACCGTCGGCTGTATCGGGCAAAGGCAGAGGGACGCAACCGCGTGGTCATGCACGACTGA
- a CDS encoding cell wall metabolism sensor histidine kinase WalK, translating to MVPRRRTNGTLFRWLYLALLAAGVVPILLVLVVVLWRPGAVSAGVVLAAAMAGLLLVAGASLLAARRLTLAVTQPLARLAEGATEIARGNFSHRIEVDSGGEIGRLAKLFNYMTTELRRLNEMNLSQIIAERSKTSTIIRNIADGVIVTDPQERVLVFNNAAERWFGVKEEELLEQPIGRLIKNRRLLNLLRKAGDGAQGESPPVEITVKPPGEWKERTLAAKAARVFQEDRTPIGTVTILRDISREKEIDRMKTELVSMVAHELRSPLTSISGFSELLLDRSTTKAQAAEYAGIILKESNRLSDLINKFLDISRIESGKVQPKKVPLHLGDAARTAAVTNAPVAQRKGINLRATVAEELPEVLADPGMIDQVLLNLISNAIKYSPPNTEVEVRVTDTPCGVQVAVVDQGYGIPEKALPHIFDKFYRVTEDQRVREVTGSGLGLSLVKQIVEVHGGTISVSSKVGEGTTFVITFPVAGVKELTAVEQKE from the coding sequence ATGGTTCCACGACGCAGGACAAATGGCACGCTCTTCCGTTGGCTCTATCTGGCCTTGCTGGCGGCAGGGGTAGTGCCCATTCTCTTAGTCCTGGTGGTGGTGCTCTGGCGCCCTGGCGCGGTGAGCGCGGGCGTGGTGCTGGCTGCGGCCATGGCTGGTCTGCTGCTTGTAGCGGGTGCCAGCTTGCTGGCTGCTCGCCGTCTGACGCTGGCCGTGACCCAGCCCTTGGCGCGGCTTGCTGAGGGCGCCACGGAGATTGCTCGCGGCAACTTCTCCCACCGCATCGAGGTCGACTCGGGCGGCGAAATCGGGCGGTTGGCCAAGCTGTTCAACTACATGACCACCGAGCTTCGCCGACTCAACGAGATGAACCTGAGCCAGATTATCGCCGAGCGGAGCAAGACCAGCACCATCATCCGCAACATCGCCGATGGGGTCATTGTCACCGACCCGCAAGAGCGGGTGCTGGTATTCAATAACGCCGCCGAGCGGTGGTTTGGGGTCAAAGAGGAAGAGTTGTTGGAACAGCCCATTGGACGCCTTATCAAGAACCGCAGGCTGCTCAACCTGCTCAGGAAAGCAGGAGACGGCGCGCAGGGGGAGAGCCCGCCGGTGGAAATCACCGTCAAGCCCCCTGGCGAGTGGAAGGAGCGCACCCTTGCGGCCAAGGCGGCTCGTGTTTTCCAGGAGGACCGCACGCCCATCGGCACGGTGACCATCCTGCGGGACATCTCGCGGGAAAAGGAGATCGACCGCATGAAGACGGAGCTGGTCTCCATGGTGGCCCACGAGCTGCGCTCACCCTTGACCTCCATCTCGGGCTTTAGCGAGCTGCTCCTCGACCGGAGTACCACCAAGGCCCAGGCGGCGGAGTACGCGGGCATCATCCTCAAAGAGTCCAATCGTCTCAGCGACCTGATCAACAAGTTCTTGGACATTTCACGCATCGAGTCCGGGAAGGTGCAGCCGAAGAAGGTGCCGCTGCACTTAGGCGACGCGGCGCGGACCGCAGCGGTAACCAATGCTCCGGTGGCGCAGCGCAAGGGCATAAACCTGCGCGCGACGGTGGCGGAGGAGTTGCCGGAGGTGCTGGCCGATCCGGGGATGATCGACCAGGTGTTGCTCAATCTCATTTCCAACGCCATCAAGTACAGTCCGCCGAACACGGAGGTGGAGGTGCGCGTGACCGACACCCCGTGCGGCGTGCAGGTGGCGGTGGTCGACCAGGGCTATGGCATTCCGGAGAAGGCCTTGCCCCATATCTTTGACAAGTTCTACCGGGTGACCGAAGACCAACGGGTGCGCGAGGTCACCGGCTCGGGCTTAGGTCTTTCGCTGGTAAAGCAGATTGTCGAAGTGCATGGGGGCACAATCAGTGTGAGCAGCAAGGTGGGGGAAGGGACCACGTTTGTGATTACCTTCCCCGTGGCAGGAGTAAAAGAGCTGACGGCTGTCGAGCAGAAAGAGTGA